A genomic region of Thermodesulfobium narugense DSM 14796 contains the following coding sequences:
- a CDS encoding NADH-ubiquinone oxidoreductase-F iron-sulfur binding region domain-containing protein, with product MVDFFLDYTQKNSCGECVPCRIGSKRMQEIVKKISNGSVSEEEISILNELSEVIGASSKCDLGKMAGKAVKFTLQYCKDDIDAHRNGGCGYSVPANPGWKAIVLK from the coding sequence ATGGTCGATTTCTTCCTCGATTATACTCAAAAAAATTCATGCGGCGAATGTGTCCCATGTAGGATTGGGTCAAAGAGGATGCAAGAAATCGTTAAAAAAATTTCAAATGGTTCCGTCTCAGAAGAGGAAATTTCTATTCTCAATGAATTGTCAGAAGTTATTGGAGCATCAAGTAAATGCGACCTTGGAAAAATGGCAGGCAAAGCTGTGAAGTTCACCTTACAGTACTGTAAAGATGATATAGATGCTCACAGAAATGGGGGCTGTGGGTATTCAGTTCCAGCTAATCCAGGCTGGAAAGCAATAGTATTAAAATAA
- a CDS encoding NADH-dependent [FeFe] hydrogenase, group A6, giving the protein MANITCTIDGQRVSVPEGTTILNAAKQVGVKIPTLCYLEHVGLRHVKHEVGECRVCVVEVEGKKDFVTSCNTPVEENMIIHTHTPKIIAARKLNLEMMLSDHHLDCPTCPKNGICELQKLCAELNVRQIRPQGEKKELPIDDSSPSIIRDPNKCILCQRCITACRVLQTVDALELYGNGYDAVVRPKGGLPLIETQCVACGQCALVCPTGAILEKDDTGTVWKALADPKKHVVVQTAPSTHVTIGEAFGLPVGTDITGKMVAALKRLGFNAVFDTNWSADLTIMEEGYELIHRIKNGGVLPQFTSCSPGWIKFCEEFYPDLLPHISSCKSPQQMFGPIAKTYYAEKKGINPEDIFVVSIMPCTAKKYEAARPEMNAAATYWNNPNITRDVDVVLTSRELIRMIREAGIDFANLPDEPYDPLMGEGTGAAQIFGATGGVMEAALRTAYEVITGKTLPKLDFEDVRGMKEIKEASVNMNGLTVKVLVAHSLGAARQLLDKVRAGELKDYHFIEIMACPGGCIGGGGQPIPTTVEERENRIKGIYERDKKLKIRKSHENPEIQAIYKEFLKEPLGHKSHQLLHTHYTPRGKSN; this is encoded by the coding sequence ATGGCAAATATAACGTGTACGATTGATGGACAAAGAGTTAGTGTACCTGAGGGCACAACAATACTTAATGCTGCAAAGCAAGTAGGGGTAAAAATCCCAACTCTTTGTTATCTTGAACATGTTGGATTAAGACATGTAAAACATGAAGTGGGAGAATGTAGGGTTTGCGTTGTAGAAGTTGAAGGAAAAAAGGATTTTGTAACATCATGTAATACTCCTGTTGAAGAAAATATGATTATTCATACTCACACCCCAAAAATTATCGCAGCAAGAAAACTAAATCTTGAAATGATGTTGAGCGATCATCACCTTGACTGTCCAACATGTCCAAAGAATGGTATATGCGAATTGCAAAAACTTTGTGCAGAACTCAATGTAAGACAGATAAGACCTCAGGGAGAAAAAAAAGAATTGCCAATTGATGATTCGTCTCCTTCCATAATAAGAGATCCAAATAAATGTATTCTCTGCCAAAGATGTATTACTGCTTGTCGAGTTCTTCAAACAGTTGATGCTCTTGAACTTTATGGGAATGGATATGATGCTGTCGTAAGACCAAAAGGTGGACTACCTCTTATTGAAACACAGTGCGTCGCTTGTGGCCAGTGTGCTCTTGTGTGTCCAACAGGCGCGATCTTAGAAAAAGATGATACAGGAACAGTATGGAAAGCGCTTGCTGATCCGAAAAAACATGTTGTTGTTCAGACTGCACCTTCTACACATGTAACAATTGGCGAGGCATTTGGGTTACCTGTTGGAACAGATATCACGGGAAAAATGGTTGCAGCACTTAAAAGACTTGGATTTAATGCAGTATTTGATACAAACTGGTCTGCAGACCTTACAATTATGGAAGAAGGTTACGAGTTAATTCATAGAATTAAAAATGGAGGCGTTCTTCCACAATTTACATCTTGCAGCCCTGGTTGGATAAAATTCTGTGAAGAATTTTATCCTGATTTGCTTCCCCATATTTCGTCCTGCAAATCACCTCAGCAAATGTTTGGACCCATCGCGAAAACTTATTATGCTGAAAAAAAAGGAATTAATCCCGAGGATATCTTCGTTGTTTCAATAATGCCCTGTACAGCAAAGAAATACGAAGCTGCTCGCCCAGAAATGAATGCGGCAGCTACTTACTGGAACAATCCAAATATCACAAGAGATGTTGATGTTGTCTTGACGTCACGAGAGCTTATAAGAATGATTCGCGAGGCTGGAATTGATTTTGCCAACCTTCCTGATGAACCATACGATCCTCTCATGGGAGAAGGCACAGGTGCTGCACAAATATTTGGTGCAACAGGTGGAGTTATGGAAGCAGCTCTGAGGACAGCATATGAAGTTATCACTGGAAAAACGCTGCCAAAACTTGATTTTGAAGATGTAAGAGGAATGAAAGAAATTAAAGAAGCATCAGTAAATATGAACGGACTTACAGTAAAAGTACTTGTTGCACATTCTCTCGGAGCAGCTAGACAACTCTTGGATAAAGTCAGAGCGGGAGAACTTAAAGATTATCACTTTATAGAAATTATGGCATGTCCAGGAGGATGTATTGGTGGAGGTGGACAGCCAATTCCAACTACAGTTGAGGAAAGAGAAAATCGTATCAAAGGGATATACGAAAGAGATAAAAAACTTAAAATCAGGAAAAGCCATGAAAATCCTGAAATTCAAGCAATTTATAAAGAATTTCTCAAAGAACCTCTTGGACACAAATCAC